The region AGTTAATGTtagcaatttttattaaatattatgtTGAAAGTAAAATATATTGGAGCTGCCTGCGATTCAATCTTCAACGTTTATTATCATCGGTgtatttgcatataaatcCGATTGACATTTAACCCCCGAGATATTTAATCAATATAATATCAGCTAATTGTTGATCGTTATTTTGTATCTTAGACAATAGGTGGATTAGCTGTGCGTacaaaaattatctttttccaaatttatgcGCAAAATTAAATGTGTGACGATCGGCAAAGTCAATGTACTAAAAGAATCACCCTGATTTCAGCTGACAGATTTCTTTATCTTAATCTTAAAACCCGCAAACATATTacgattaaatctgttacttcatttttttaagccATATTCTAGTGTTTGACTAAATCTTCTTtagtttttctatttgattcAGTTGATTAAATGTGTCTGCTTCAATCCTCGtagaatttctaaaaatttctggaaaaagcACACTATAACACAAGATATTGTATCATTTATGTAATAATAAGCGTATCTAATGAGCATTTCTAAATACAATTCATTTATGAAGTTAAatattaaaccaaaaaattgttaaaaattagagaatctcatcaaaattaatttcttttcagCTTCTGTGTTTCatgtaaaacttttttccattcaaaaaaatgatataAGGTCAATGGAAGCACACCACacgttataaatatttatttcactttcgCTATTAactatttattatttaatttgaagaaacaaagaaaataattctctCATCTAATCAGATAAACCGCACAAAAATACTTCTATGTACCTGTTCATctctttaaaattaaaaaagaaacgagGAAGAAAGTGAAAAAACCGACACCTTTATCAATGTAGTACTAGTACTCGTACGAATCACGTGCAGGGTATTCATTTCGAATTGATCAGATCAGATACAATTAAGTTGCAAATTTTGAATGGGTCGTAGAATACACTGCTACTTGTTGAGGAAAttggggataaaaagatggaAAGTGGAGTTTTTGTATGAAtgttgttgatccgaggcgtagctgagatcaataaacaaatgaaaacggaactttttatttttattccgtGTTATGTGATctgtcgaaagtagtgcttcaaacatgaaaaataaggttttcgacgcatgtaacATGTAAAAGCATGGTTCTTCAATTCGGTTAAAATCTTCctctaaataaaattatctaaGAAGAAACTCCAACGCAACAATTTCCACTACAAAgtcaacattttccaatttttcgtaTAGTGAGTATGAGTAAGTGTTTGACCCGTGCcggtagaaaaaaaaacttaattagGAATGGTATACATCTTACGTGTGTGCTAATTGCTTTATAACTTTTGCACGATATGATGATGAGAATACAATATTgaatttgaacataaaaatctCACTTATGGTAACCGCATTCATTGATTGATGGGTAGACTTGAGATccgaaaaaaaagtcattttatTAAGCCATAAATAAGCTAGACGATGACGACCCCCGGGTAATATCACggacattttcattgattaattttttggaatatCAGACGTGTATGCTGTCGATTTTTTCATCCAACTTCGTGTTGAATTGCGTTGAGGCCACAGGTATTATTATGATTGAAGTTTAATTTAAGTTAATTTGGACACTTGATTTTTTATTGCCAGGCTGCCATTGGCCCGGTATGTAACAACAATTGAAACATggtaattccgaaaaattcgatttcttGATTCcttcattttactttctttcaaattctTAATTAAAGACATGATTTGGTTCTacttctctcaatttttttcaccaaACCTTCAGAATCATGACTTAATAATGTGGTAATCGTTAAGCTATCTGTTACCAGCATCTCTATCAGGTGTGACTTTATTTATAGACTGTTTTATTTTAAGCAAATGAAGAAAGAGACTTTACatgtcgaaagtggcttattacctagagaaaacaagaaatttggtttaggtttcaaaagcatgtaatagtattttacatgactagggataaaaagatgaaaagtatagttttcgtgtgaattttgttggtccgaggcgaagccgaggtcaataaacacacgaaaacgagacttttcactttttctcccgagttatgtaatggattttacatgctaagggcgtcgaaagaagtgcttgaaacatgaaaagtacggttttcgacgcatgtaaaaataattacaTAAGTCGAGATAAAAGGTGcaaagtctcgttttcatgtgttcatgtgcttcgcctcggatcaacaaaatttacacaaaaactctacttttcaactttttatcattttgtctGTAAATAACTACTAAATTAATCTGTTGAGATTAAAGAGTCGATGATTGCACTGGTGATATACTTGCCACATAAAGGTACTATTTTTGGAACAGAACCAATTTTTAGGAAAGACCGAAAAACTGTATCATTCCCTACAAATTATACcctttcaaattaaaatattaaaacgaGAATTTAAGAAAGCGAACACTTCTAGGGAAgtgtaaaaatgatttcaatcaATCGCTAGAAATTCTTGTATATATATAATCGTATTATGCatgaaaagaaacgaaattccGCCTCTGAAACAAGTTCACCGAACGCACACTTCTACAAGACCATAATTCACTGATCAATAAATGTTTCTATTCAATTTGTTGCATAACTTCTCTTCCGACTAGACGAGACAGCCGATTCTAAAATAATTacagaagaaaataaaattcaccattaaatccatttcttTTTCCATTCATCATCATTATGCTATTAtggttgaatagaaaaaaaatatacaacaaaaaaatacgaGAAAAGCAATCAATATTACGTTACGCTGCACGAGATTCAATTTGAGATGTTAAGATTTTCAAACCATTCCAACgaagaaattcacaaaaatgttaaacgtTTGTAAATCAGAAACAAACAACTGCCTgtcttcaaatttatttgagaataattttttttttgcttcatcttttttgatttttcgtttcattattCTTGAACATTACTCTCGACATCactacaaaataataataaaaaaaactgtggcATCATGACCATTCACACTGGGATATTTATGGTGATGTTATGCGATGTTTCTAAGCATACAACATACCTTGGTATATGTACATCACTCTATCAGTTCAGATaaaaatggaatggaatgCTCATTGGGAATTGTTTAAGTAATAAATGCAAGAAACAAGTACAATTAAAGAAGACAATCACTTTGTCATTATTTcgttattattgaaaatttacaactttttgtcTCATCGTTAATATACAATGTTGGTATTGTTAATTTGTGCTTTTTGACTTAGATATTATTGTGGATATGTAGGTGAATAGTTTAGGATCGAGCGCACCAATTACCATAGCTAACTCTTTTCCGATTTTGGAATAATCAAATCAATCATCATCAACGCGCAGCTCACCCCCCAATTTCTTCttccaataaaaaatgtagaaagCTCATTCGTTCCGACTATTCAATAGGAAACACGACACATTCCTTGTCCACAAGTATTTCGAATTCAGCTATGAAATCTGTTGAACCAATGAGATGTCGAGCTTCTTTTACGACTATGACCAACGCACTCCAAAACAGGCATAAGAACAGATTTAAAATAAGAGGCATACTCGCTGCAGtagtcagatttttttttatataaatttagttttttgtgtTGGTAATACCACTGCCAAACGATCAAAAATAAAAGGCTTTTCGACCGTTAAAAATTGTCTATTACTATACaagggaaggaatttgatatttcgtatccaaaTGAGTAAAAGACACCGAGGGAAAAACAGGCACACGAACAGATTTAAAATAAGAGGCCTACTCGCTGCAGtagtcagaattttttttatataaatttagttttttatgttggtataataccagttccaaatgacgaaaataAGAGGCTTTTCGACcgttaaaaattgtttattactatacaagggaaggaatttgatatttcgtatccagatgagtaaaagtgtccgAGGGCTTACTCATCGtaatacgaaatatcaaattatttcccgattgtagtatgacgttttcctttacgaaggagggaaagacttttcccTAGGGATGAAAAGCCCATTTTCCCTACCTagtaaagaaaaatatgttcttgtgcctgttcttggagtgcgttacCCTGATTGTATTGTAACCGTTCAAAATTCGTTAATCtaattttggatgaatttggaaaagtagatgacaaaagaaaaatagttTGGGCTCAAGTTCtcctgaaaaaaattgagaattacAATGACTTAGTGGTGGTATTGTTTTTCAAAGAGGGTTATTCAAACATCAGACCAAGAGGCaaatattcatagaaaattatttgtcagtaaaaagaaaattcaccaaaattttacgaaagaaaatccttaaatttatagaaaatccTCAAGTAATTATCAAGAAAATCCGCAAAATCTTAGAAAGTCCattaaaaggtaaaaaaaatctttgaaaattcatcCAGAATCAGAAATGAAtcatctaaaaatattttgaaaacgataagaaaatccttgaaatcCTCAAAAATCGACGAAATACAATGTGTGCTCGTTAAACTCGTTAACTATTTTCCTCGGCCCTACACATATTTCGTGCAATAATAtcttcgaataaaaattaagacaaaataaatgaatagaAATAGAAACATCTTAAATACACAATTATACGAGTGTAGCACCACACATAacttttaagttttatttgcaaaatatGTACAATTCACATagcattttttcagttttgagcttgagttttaatttaaaatgtggTACATTACGATCATAATGATCTGAACAGTTTTGTAACAATTGCAATCACCTTCTCGCACAGTATTGCCTGCTATACCCATCCGAAAGAAGTGCACATGCATTTTATATTGcatttaaagaagaaaaaaaactgatgatAAATGTGTACATTACGCtcacattattattattacgtATGTTTTTTATGCCTCGAATATAATCAAGTCATAAACGAATGAAACGCTGgagtaaagattttttttgaatggaattaaatatttaaacgaaTCGGTGCAATAtgaataagaagaagaagaaaaaacggtGATCTTTACATCTAATCCGTAAGCAgcaacaattaattttattcatttttatcttttctttttattgttgttgttagtTACGGTGCCTTATAGTGTAATAATAATGTTATAACGTCGAGTCGCTGTTAAAATATTCATTCCGTCATATCAGCATGATTTTACTTACCGAATTTACCGAATATTCGCATTATTatctaaaacaaaaaacaaaatctgttTCCACTTCCATACCCATACCCAACCACCTCTGTGCTGCACCATCTTCTCCAGCATAAGGGGGCGATTGGTATATTGAAGAGTATGTATTATATGCATAGCATGTTCtctcactgaaaaatatgaatgaagaaaaaaaaaactgttggaGGTTTGTATGGTTGAgcataaaatttcaatgaaattctcgtttttttttaaaaaaaaggtgcTCAATTTGGAAGTTCGACAGAGTGAACCTTCACACTCCTTTCTGAATTTGCAGAAGAGGAAAGAAAAACTATGCAGCAATTAGCCGCTGCtctttaaatctttttcgtATAAAAGCAACGGATTTATGAGTCGACTATTTATTATTTGTGCGTTCATTGTACGGTTCAAGTGTTGACGAGCCTATAGGATTTTACTTGAGACGGTTAGtggtttgaattttgaaatttatcatCTAACTAGTTCAGTGTGCGCTAGTGATTTCGTAGTTTTTAAGCGAAAGTTTCACAGAAGCTTTGAAggattattatttataaaataaaaacggcaaatctgaaaaaaaaaatgcaaaaatattttcggataGATTTTGTTTAGTGTGTGTTTTTTGTGATCATTAGTTGCAGACCAGATATGGAtaagaaaacgttttcaaGCCAATGAGtgatcaaaaaattattatttttttaaatgtaaaatttgttttctgacATCTTGGCAAACAAAGTcataaaaatgagattttttagaAGATTTCCATAAATTGGTAATACAGAAATTTCAAATGCATCGTCAAGTTCGTCGTGTGTCCATTTCCTTTTCAAAACGGATAATGGAGAACAGAGATTCTATTTCGAATTTCCCGGTGAGTATGGTAGATCATAAGGTACCATATTTACACTTTAACTGCTTTTCGTGGAGTATCgctaaaaatattcaaaaccaATGTTAGCAGAAAATGGTACCTATGATTTACGTACATACCGGTTAATTCAAAGTAAAAGAAACAAGTCCTAGATTCtgcaaaagaaaatcatcTTCAACGAcgttgattttcgtttttcaaatCACCAAAAGTATGGACTTTGAACTTCATgtcctttttaaaaaaatatcttccTTTTTCACAGACTCTATATTGTCTTATAATATCGAGTCTATCTAATCTGTTAATAAATCTgtgataaaaaaatctcttatctaaactattttaacataaatataCCATATTAGCTGAAGCTAATAACAGATCAGTGATAAAGCcgtttttgtcataaattatCATGAGCATCATtgttataaaaataatgaGGAGAGTTTTCCCGTTTCTGTAATACACACaaccattttcttttcacacTTTTCCCATGTTTAAGCAATTTTTAAAACGACCGTATCACATTATATTGTCAGTTCCTCATGCAAACGCACAATATTAATGTCACcgtaattaattgaaaattcataaaacaatGAGCCTTCATATAAACATAATGAATCTTCAATCAAATACATCTCTACCTGTGCACTGGCATGCCACACatcacaaaatatatttgctttatgttttcgaaaaatatttgtaaaaataacagaaaaatttacTTATACTTACCATTCCCACGCGTTGTGTGCTGTGAAtgttaataattttatatttttacatAAGAGTACCTTAACTGCAATCAAACAGTGAGCTTCCATACATTTTAATAACTAAATTAATTCGTACATACAGGATACAGGTCATTCCAAGCATTACTGcacaaataattgaaaattttgatatatGTAATGTCCGCGATAACGCGGTGACTGCATGAAGAATTTCGTAGGAAAATCAGTCATTCTAcctttttaaaattcaaaaccgGGGTATATTCGAGATTCGATTTTGACCTATGcacaattaataatttaaagtCAGAAATTGCTGAGTCTAAATCGCATTATTATTACCTTTCCATTTGAAAAGCTCGTAAAGTTATATGCAACGgaagaaagtgaaaatttgtgtgaatTAGGAAGTTTTCATTGGTGGTAtataatcaaatgaagtagtagattacatCCTTTTTTGgagctttttattttgtctacTTTGAGGGCTGCAGCCCGTGCCatacgcaaaaaaaagttccagacaattacgtaatttattttaccgcTCATGTTGATGAAGTTACGACTTAGTTTTTGGGAGACTTTTTCGAACAGAATCGCAAATACTTCTTGCTTTTAATTGctttttcaaaagcaaaaattcTAATTAGATAACCCTTTTCGCCAGCCGAGAATAACAAATGGTCCTACGCCAATAACATTTTCAGATTTCTTTAGTTCCCTATGTTTGAGAAAATTCATAATAAATTGGGGCAATCGAAGGAAGGTCACCaataatttgttcaaaaatgttgattgaAAGTTGTATTTGCTGATGTAAGGATAAACTGAATTAACATAGTTTTATGGGAATGTTGttgatgaaatttcaatttcgttgatgaaatttcaattttgttggaGAAATGGTCATTCAGTTTAGAGTGTTATGTAAAGAAATTAATGATAACGTTGAAATCTGCGCtagacgaacaaaaaaaaaataaggacCGTCGAGTGGTTTATATAGAAAGGTACCATCAACAATTAACAggtatcaaaaaaacgaatagAAATTATTATCGAATTGCTTTACGTAATTATTACTGAAAAAGTCAATCTTGTCCATCAACTAATTAACAATTCAAATATACATGAAATAATTCAAGGTAAATGTTTACGGAACAAAATTATAGAGAAAGATTATCTgtgcaataaatttacataatcGCTCATCTATACCATCTAATACCACACTACATTTCCACGCCATCgaccaaattaaaaaaagctCCATCACAAaagacaaaattcaattttaaaaagtctgcaaaaaaagcatttacccATAAACATCACGAAATTATACCTAAAAATAACAATATAAAAAAcagataaattaatttaaagaagaagaaaaaatattttgtctagTATATACCTACCACAATAGCAACAATAATAAAGAATATGCGGAACATCTCACCATTTAAATATCCCCATAAATTATCATCACTTTCACTATTGATAAACCGACTCGATTAGACATTAAACTTTAGCAGAAAATTTACTCCATCGGTATAACATACGCTACGGTCTATCTGTAGAAATATTCGTGTTTGATTCTCTCTTGCATTATCCATTTGACCTCAAGTAGCATCTTCAAACATTTACATAATTCATCACAATTCCATTTGCTCATAGCcgtataaaaacaaaattgtttcttccacAATGGATTGGTGCTTTACCTGTTTAAGCACACACATATTATGTAGTACAAACATGTAATATTTGTAgactaaaatgtttgtatacgATAAGGCAAAGCTACTTACGACCGCAAGACTAACGTAATAATAGCGTTATAGTGAATCAAATTATTGATTCAATTAGAGATTTCGGTGTATATAGAGATATTATTTACTGACTGTGTGTGTAGCGCATAGTAATTTTATTCAAGTTTATTGTTTTCAATATCAACCACGATGTAACAGCGatatttgtattttaatgATTTGGCTGGATATATAGCCGAATTGATTCACCTGTCGTTAACatcattaattaattcatttttttgttgacctttgaattttttatattttcagattgtttagattttttattcGTCAACAATGAGGGCAAATTTGCATTTGGtaagcaacattttctttgatgATTTTAGGTGTCAGTTTTCGACCTTACAGCATTTTGCACATctgcttcattttttttactttgataTGGTGAATCTGTAGTATGAGTCGAATCAATGACTCGCGTGGGCTAGCACCACTTCTTAgcatttgtaaatttttatagCTGCACAGCTGTCTTCTCAGATAACTTAATGTATTGATCAATCCTATTTAATTGAACTGTAATTTCCTAGGCTGCAGTTGTTGTCCTTTGCTACATTGGAACAACAATCGGAAAAGATGTTGTAAAGCGAGAAGGTTCGTTATATGACTTATTGAAAATAgcttcattttactaataTTTGAAACACTGTTCTTTAGCTCCACTACCATCTAGCAATTATTTACCGCCATCTCAACCGTCATCAAGTTACGGAGCCCCAAGTCAGGGTAGCTTCGGAGGTGGATTCGGTGGAAGCTCGTCGAGTTTCAGTGATGCTGGTCCATTGTCCAGTTACATACCGCCACCATCAGGTATCCCATCTGGAAGTTACGGTGCTCCTCCAAGTGCTCCGAGCAGGTATTGTCAATgaattattttagtttttgtttataaacatATATGtatgataaaatgaaattggacgaaaatgtgtttaaacttttgttttctgtAGACCAAGCTCCAGCTATGGTCCTCCCAGTCCACCATCGCAATCATATGGGCCACCACCAAGCAGGTAATAGTAGcatgacaaaatgaaaaaggacgaaaatattttaaaagttttgttttcggTAGACCAAGCTCAAATTATGGTCCTCCCAGTCCACCATCGCAATCATATGGGCCACCACCAAGCAGGTAATAGTAGcatgacaaaatgaaaaaggacgaaaatattttaaaagttttgttttcggTAGACCAAGCTCCAACTATGGACCTCCCAGTCCACCATCGCAATCATACGGGCCACCACCAAGCAGGTAATAGTTgaatgacaaaatgaaaaaggacaaaaatattttcaaagttttgatttCATCAGACCAAGCTCAAGCTATGGACCACCACCCAGTCGACCTTCTCAATCGTATGGCCCACCACCAAGCAGGTAACAATTTCATGCCAAAATGAAACGGGAACACAtggtttaaaatttttattttcgttagaCCAAGCTCAAACTATGGTCCTCCTAGTCCACCTTCGCAATCGTATGGACCACCACCAAGCAGGTAACAATTGCATGATAAAATAAAACGGGTCGAAAATGGttttaaacttttgttttctaTAGACCAAGCTCCAGCTATGGACCACCACCCAGTCGACCTTCTCAATCGTACGGAGCACCACCAAGCAGGTAACAATTgcatgtaaaaatgaaaagggaacaaaaaggttttttaatttttgttttcgttagaCCAAGCTCAAACTATGGTCCTCCCAGTCCACCTTCGCAATCGTATGGACCACCACCAAGCAGGTAATAATTGCATGACAAAATGAAAcagaacgaaaatatttttcaactttcattTCCTTGTTGTCTTTAGACCAAGCTCTAGCTATGGACCACCACCCAGCCAACCTTCTCAATCGTACGGACCACCACCAAGCAGGTAATGATTGCACGACAAAATGAAACGGGTCGACAATGTTTTTAAACGTTTGTTTTCTTTAGACCAAGCTCTAGCTATGGACCACCACCCAGTCAACCTTCTCAATCTTACGGACCACCACCAAGCAGGTAACGATTGCACGACAAAATGAAACGGGTCGACAATGTTTTTAAACGTTTGTTTTCTTTAGACCAAGCTCTAGCTATGGACCACCACCCAGTCAACCTTCTCAATCTTACGGACCACCACCAAGCAGGTAATTATTGCATGACAGAATGAAACAGgatgaaacgtttttttaaatttggctTTCTTGTTTTCTTTAGACCAAGCTCCAACTATGGTCCACCTAGTCCACCTTCGCAATCGTATGGTCCTCCACCAAGCAGGTAAGGATTGCATGATAGAAGGAAACAggacgaaaatgtttttaaacttttattttcttattttttcccACAGTCCACCTTCGCAATCGTATGGACCACCGCCAAGCAGGTAAGCCAGAGTGTTCAAATAGGAAATAGATGAAGGTGGAGCACGAAgattaattcaattgaataaGGAAGATTTTACGTAACATAAGAGTTGAGTGAAGTACGTAACTTCTCAAAGTGAAGTATCGTAACTTCTTACGTACTAACGTTTTCCTCAAGTACTTTTCTGCTATAAGACGAAAAGGAGATTGGTCATGATTTCAGATATGAGGATATCGAGTTTTGTaccagacaaaaaaaaatatttttctttagtAGTAAGACGTTACGTAAGAATTTACGAACTTTAACTTTATGTAAAACAACCTTAATTTTCGTAGGATCCAATTTTGTGctctattgaaattgaattaagaTAAAAATTCACGGTTCGACATGTCAAAACGCTCATAATTCTGCTAATTTCGTAGAAAGGTTATTGTTCCCGAAATGCTAAACTATTCCCACATGATGAAGTGTTCCAAGAAACAGAAACAAGCGAGTCGATTTTTCGTCGAACCGGGATTTGAAAGAAaccttttatgaaaaaaaaaaatattaacaaaaaaaatttataaaaatcgtAGACCAAGCTCCAATTACGGACCACCTCAACAAAGCTTCAGTCCTCCATCAACCAGTTATGGCGTTCCTGCTGCTCCATTACCAGTAGCACCATCATCAAGTTACGGAGCTCCATCTTCAGGAGGATTCAGCAGTGGTTCAAGTGGATTCGGCTCAAGTGGTTCGGGAGGTTACAGTTCGGGACCATCAGTTCCAGCGACAATTCAACAAAACTACGATTCTAACGGAGGATATCAGTACTAAATGAACCGGTAATCGGATACATTTAGTTTTGAATACTGACAAGATATGCGAAAACGATGTTACTTTGGACATCAGGTAGATGTAACGTGTGCCTTattgataaaagaaaaacagcaAACTATCCCTATTTGAGAATCCTTTtgaaaaatatcgattttttgtataaattatttaactttCCCTTTTTTACGTTAgtaatttctgttttataGCTCTAAGTGTCGTGTATAGTCGTCgtgtttatttataaattatagTCTTAAATTATGTACATTTATCTTCTTCAGAAAAAAACCATCAAAATAGACACCTTAATATCTACAATAACTACTAAGAAAAAGATGTAACTGATCTCCTCGActtgtataaaaaaaacttttacattAACTCTTGTATAGCTTTTGGATCTGTGTAGAAAAATATGTGATTGGAAAAGTTGCATTTTCGTTAATAAAACCAACCTTTTACAATTCCTCAAATCGATTTGGTTTCTCTTCTTCTCTGATGCATGGGTGTTAAGGAATAACACACAACATTATCAAGAAATGACACAATACAGTATATTATTTAGAGCTGCAGTAGTAGTGTGATGTATGGTGTGTGTGATGCCCGATTTTTGGCTTCAAGCTTCAGGCAGGGCATATTTTAAAGAGAATTGAATTccccaaaaattctttaaaatgcTCGAAAATATGGTTAAGAaatatcaattaaaattaattgacttGCTTACCGAAAACACATAAGATATAAGAATTAAcaggccttagaagtgaataagtaaaaaaaaacgttcacaaaattaaggaatttaattccattaaaataggccctgacttCAAGTGACAATGACTTGAAATATCAGCAATGTAAGTTTAAACAACAATCCAGTATGAAATTCACCATGTCCGTCAATTCT is a window of Bradysia coprophila strain Holo2 unplaced genomic scaffold, BU_Bcop_v1 contig_350, whole genome shotgun sequence DNA encoding:
- the LOC119080729 gene encoding basic salivary proline-rich protein 3-like isoform X11, yielding MRANLHLAAVVVLCYIGTTIGKDVVKREAPLPSSNYLPPSQPSSSYGAPSQGSFGGGFGGSSSSFSDAGPLSSYIPPPSGIPSGSYGAPPSAPSRPSSSYGPPSPPSQSYGPPPSRPSSNYGPPSPPSQSYGPPPSRPSSNYGPPSPPSQSYGPPPSRPSSSYGPPPSRPSQSYGPPPSRPSSNYGPPSPPSQSYGPPPSRPSSSYGPPPSQPSQSYGPPPSRPSSSYGPPPSQPSQSYGPPPSRPSSSYGPPPSQPSQSYGPPPSRPSSNYGPPSPPSQSYGPPPSSPPSQSYGPPPSRPSSNYGPPQQSFSPPSTSYGVPAAPLPVAPSSSYGAPSSGGFSSGSSGFGSSGSGGYSSGPSVPATIQQNYDSNGGYQY
- the LOC119080729 gene encoding basic salivary proline-rich protein 3-like isoform X12, whose translation is MRANLHLAAVVVLCYIGTTIGKDVVKREAPLPSSNYLPPSQPSSSYGAPSQGSFGGGFGGSSSSFSDAGPLSSYIPPPSGIPSGSYGAPPSAPSRPSSSYGPPSPPSQSYGPPPSRPSSNYGPPSPPSQSYGPPPSRPSSNYGPPSPPSQSYGPPPSRPSSSYGPPPSRPSQSYGPPPSRPSSNYGPPSPPSQSYGPPPSRPSSSYGPPPSQPSQSYGPPPSRPSSSYGPPPSQPSQSYGPPPSRPSSSYGPPPSQPSQSYGPPPSRPSSNYGPPSPPSQSYGPPPSSPPSQSYGPPPSRPSSNYGPPQQSFSPPSTSYGVPAAPLPVAPSSSYGAPSSGGFSSGSSGFGSSGSGGYSSGPSVPATIQQNYDSNGGYQY
- the LOC119080729 gene encoding basic salivary proline-rich protein 3-like isoform X15 → MRANLHLAAVVVLCYIGTTIGKDVVKREAPLPSSNYLPPSQPSSSYGAPSQGSFGGGFGGSSSSFSDAGPLSSYIPPPSGIPSGSYGAPPSAPSRPSSSYGPPSPPSQSYGPPPSRPSSNYGPPSPPSQSYGPPPSRPSSNYGPPSPPSQSYGPPPSRPSSSYGPPPSRPSQSYGPPPSRPSSNYGPPSPPSQSYGPPPSRPSSNYGPPSPPSQSYGPPPSRPSSSYGPPPSQPSQSYGPPPSRPSSSYGPPPSQPSQSYGPPPSRPSSNYGPPSPPSQSYGPPPSSPPSQSYGPPPSRPSSNYGPPQQSFSPPSTSYGVPAAPLPVAPSSSYGAPSSGGFSSGSSGFGSSGSGGYSSGPSVPATIQQNYDSNGGYQY
- the LOC119080729 gene encoding basic salivary proline-rich protein 2-like isoform X1; amino-acid sequence: MRANLHLAAVVVLCYIGTTIGKDVVKREAPLPSSNYLPPSQPSSSYGAPSQGSFGGGFGGSSSSFSDAGPLSSYIPPPSGIPSGSYGAPPSAPSRPSSSYGPPSPPSQSYGPPPSRPSSNYGPPSPPSQSYGPPPSRPSSNYGPPSPPSQSYGPPPSRPSSSYGPPPSRPSQSYGPPPSRPSSNYGPPSPPSQSYGPPPSRPSSSYGPPPSRPSQSYGAPPSRPSSNYGPPSPPSQSYGPPPSRPSSSYGPPPSQPSQSYGPPPSRPSSSYGPPPSQPSQSYGPPPSRPSSSYGPPPSQPSQSYGPPPSRPSSNYGPPSPPSQSYGPPPSSPPSQSYGPPPSRPSSNYGPPQQSFSPPSTSYGVPAAPLPVAPSSSYGAPSSGGFSSGSSGFGSSGSGGYSSGPSVPATIQQNYDSNGGYQY
- the LOC119080729 gene encoding pro-resilin-like isoform X6, with amino-acid sequence MRANLHLAAVVVLCYIGTTIGKDVVKREAPLPSSNYLPPSQPSSSYGAPSQGSFGGGFGGSSSSFSDAGPLSSYIPPPSGIPSGSYGAPPSAPSRPSSSYGPPSPPSQSYGPPPSRPSSNYGPPSPPSQSYGPPPSRPSSNYGPPSPPSQSYGPPPSRPSSSYGPPPSRPSQSYGPPPSRPSSNYGPPSPPSQSYGPPPSRPSSNYGPPSPPSQSYGPPPSRPSSSYGPPPSQPSQSYGPPPSRPSSSYGPPPSQPSQSYGPPPSRPSSSYGPPPSQPSQSYGPPPSRPSSNYGPPSPPSQSYGPPPSSPPSQSYGPPPSRPSSNYGPPQQSFSPPSTSYGVPAAPLPVAPSSSYGAPSSGGFSSGSSGFGSSGSGGYSSGPSVPATIQQNYDSNGGYQY
- the LOC119080729 gene encoding basic salivary proline-rich protein 2-like isoform X4, encoding MRANLHLAAVVVLCYIGTTIGKDVVKREAPLPSSNYLPPSQPSSSYGAPSQGSFGGGFGGSSSSFSDAGPLSSYIPPPSGIPSGSYGAPPSAPSRPSSSYGPPSPPSQSYGPPPSRPSSNYGPPSPPSQSYGPPPSRPSSNYGPPSPPSQSYGPPPSRPSSSYGPPPSRPSQSYGPPPSRPSSNYGPPSPPSQSYGPPPSRPSSSYGPPPSRPSQSYGAPPSRPSSSYGPPPSQPSQSYGPPPSRPSSSYGPPPSQPSQSYGPPPSRPSSSYGPPPSQPSQSYGPPPSRPSSNYGPPSPPSQSYGPPPSSPPSQSYGPPPSRPSSNYGPPQQSFSPPSTSYGVPAAPLPVAPSSSYGAPSSGGFSSGSSGFGSSGSGGYSSGPSVPATIQQNYDSNGGYQY